A window from Longimicrobiales bacterium encodes these proteins:
- a CDS encoding DUF2179 domain-containing protein: MEAIDALFAGPWGPVLIFVLRIFDVSLSTLRILLSVRNQRVMVPIIGFFEVLIWIFAVGSAIRNLESIWHVLGYAGGFAMGNIVGLWIEGKLAIGLATLRIISRAGGVELAEALRDRGYGVTEFFGQGREGRVEIVYTAVARREIPRVLDEVARWDPDAFVTVEEPREIRRGWMQSTPRQRLAPGLLGGKWVPRPIHPTRRDREGPRTEEK, encoded by the coding sequence ATGGAAGCGATCGACGCACTCTTCGCAGGTCCGTGGGGACCGGTGCTCATCTTCGTGCTGCGCATCTTCGACGTCTCGCTGTCGACCCTGCGCATCCTGCTGTCGGTGCGCAACCAGCGCGTCATGGTGCCGATCATCGGGTTCTTCGAGGTGCTCATCTGGATCTTTGCCGTGGGCAGTGCGATCCGGAACCTGGAAAGCATCTGGCACGTGCTCGGCTACGCCGGCGGCTTCGCGATGGGCAACATCGTGGGACTCTGGATCGAGGGGAAGCTCGCGATCGGCCTGGCCACGCTGCGCATCATCTCGCGCGCCGGCGGTGTCGAGCTCGCCGAGGCCCTGCGCGACCGGGGGTACGGCGTGACGGAGTTCTTCGGACAGGGCCGGGAAGGCCGTGTCGAGATCGTCTACACGGCGGTCGCGCGCCGTGAGATACCGCGCGTGCTCGACGAGGTCGCCCGCTGGGATCCGGACGCATTCGTCACGGTCGAGGAGCCGCGCGAGATCCGCCGCGGCTGGATGCAGTCCACGCCGAGGCAGCGACTCGCCCCCGGTCTGCTCGGCGGCAAGTGGGTCCCGCGACCGATCCACCCCACGCGGCGCGATCGCGAAGGGCCCCGCACCGAGGAGAAGTAA
- the serA gene encoding phosphoglycerate dehydrogenase has protein sequence MPRYRVLIADNMSAEGLAPLSRDNRFELIQTSGLKGDELARAIEPCDAVIVRSSTRITRDSLQYANRLRVIGRAGVGVDNIDVGAATERGIAVLNAPSGNTLSAAELTFALLLSLARRIPAADRSMRAGEWDRKSFAGFELYGKTLGLIGAGRIGGEVARRARAFGMHVIVSDPYLSEERALELDVERVSFDDVIEQADVISLHVPLTEATHGLIGAHELARMKPTAVIVNAARGEVIQEDELAGALRNGVIAGAALDVFAEEPLPADHPFRSLPNVVLTPHLGAQTAEAQHSVAVEISDGVRRALVDNDMTSAVNAPAIGGEEMRRLRPLLDLSERLGRLAAMLANEPVTRIAVRYGGPNEAAMRPLTCAAIAGVLRDVVGSSAVNLVNAIHLAESRGIRIERTRVGTHGSDEEFIEVRLGKGDAEVRAAGALVAGRHPRIVRIDRFRVVVHPSGSLLVIRNQDVPGVIGRVGTVLGSASINIAEYHQARLQAGGEALAAVSVDGRIPDEVMDTLRELPDVIDARQVELS, from the coding sequence ATGCCCCGCTACCGTGTCCTGATTGCCGACAACATGTCGGCCGAGGGTCTCGCCCCGCTGTCGCGCGACAACCGATTCGAGCTGATCCAGACGAGCGGTCTGAAGGGCGATGAGCTTGCGCGCGCAATCGAGCCGTGTGACGCAGTGATCGTGCGCAGCTCGACCCGTATCACCCGCGATTCGCTGCAGTACGCGAATCGCCTGCGCGTGATCGGCCGTGCGGGGGTCGGCGTCGATAACATCGATGTCGGCGCTGCGACGGAGCGCGGCATTGCGGTGCTGAACGCCCCGTCCGGCAACACGCTGTCGGCCGCGGAGCTGACCTTTGCGCTGCTGCTCTCACTGGCGCGTCGCATCCCGGCTGCGGACCGGTCGATGCGAGCGGGCGAGTGGGACCGGAAGAGCTTTGCAGGGTTCGAGCTGTACGGAAAAACGCTCGGCCTGATCGGCGCGGGGCGGATCGGCGGCGAAGTCGCGCGGCGTGCGCGTGCGTTCGGCATGCATGTCATCGTCAGTGATCCGTATCTCTCCGAGGAGCGTGCGCTGGAGCTCGACGTCGAGCGTGTCTCCTTCGACGACGTGATCGAGCAGGCCGACGTGATCTCGCTGCATGTGCCGCTCACCGAAGCGACGCACGGTCTGATCGGGGCACACGAGCTGGCACGCATGAAGCCCACGGCGGTCATCGTCAACGCGGCCCGGGGCGAAGTCATCCAGGAGGACGAGCTGGCCGGCGCGCTGCGCAACGGCGTCATCGCGGGCGCCGCGCTGGACGTCTTCGCGGAGGAACCGCTGCCTGCGGACCATCCGTTTCGCTCGCTGCCGAACGTCGTCCTGACGCCGCACCTGGGCGCGCAGACGGCCGAGGCGCAGCACAGCGTCGCGGTCGAGATCAGCGACGGCGTGCGGCGTGCCCTGGTCGACAACGACATGACCAGTGCCGTGAATGCGCCGGCGATCGGCGGTGAAGAGATGAGGCGGCTGCGTCCGCTGCTCGACCTGTCCGAGCGCCTCGGTCGACTCGCGGCGATGCTGGCGAACGAGCCGGTCACGCGCATTGCCGTGCGTTACGGCGGCCCGAACGAGGCGGCGATGAGGCCGCTCACGTGCGCCGCGATCGCGGGTGTGCTGCGCGACGTCGTGGGCTCGAGCGCCGTGAATCTCGTGAACGCGATCCACCTGGCCGAGTCGCGCGGCATACGGATTGAACGCACGCGGGTCGGCACGCATGGCAGCGACGAGGAGTTCATCGAGGTGCGTCTCGGCAAGGGCGACGCGGAGGTGCGCGCCGCGGGTGCGCTCGTTGCCGGCCGGCATCCGCGCATCGTGCGCATCGATCGGTTCCGCGTGGTGGTGCACCCGAGCGGCTCCCTGCTCGTCATCCGCAACCAGGACGTGCCCGGCGTGATCGGCCGGGTCGGCACCGTTCTCGGGAGCGCGTCGATCAACATCGCGGAGTATCACCAGGCGCGGCTGCAGGCCGGCGGCGAAGCGTTGGCCGCGGTGAGCGTGGACGGCCGCATCCCGGACGAGGTGATGGACACGCTGCGCGAGCTGCCCGACGTCATCGACGCACGGCAGGTCGAGCTGAGCTGA
- a CDS encoding ectonucleotide pyrophosphatase/phosphodiesterase — protein MHESARRRAVFAAALLLLGACASGQPPTQSRPADRYLVLISFDGFRSDYLDRGLTPTLDSLAGAGIRADSLIPLQPAKTFPNHYSIATGLYPGEHGIVANTFYDPARDAWYSPASRAAVEDGTWYRGEPIWVTAQRQGLRTGTMFWIGSEADVAGVRPTYWKRFDAGMPDEARVDTVLSWLRLPDAERPRLLTLYFEMTDDAGSRYGPSSPQANAAVARADSMVHRLIHGARELPFASDINYVVVSDHGMADTRDAVFLAEHVDTIGLRFATHGPFAFLYLDGDTTRMDSMRAALESVPHVAVYERDELPDEWRWNDPRMGDLVLVAEPYWQIGRARMPVPPHGAHGWPPGTPGMGAIFLASGPDVRAAGRIPAFENVHIHPFLARLLGIEPAPDISGDAAVLAPWLRE, from the coding sequence ATGCACGAGTCTGCCCGCCGCAGGGCAGTGTTCGCGGCGGCGCTGCTGTTGCTCGGTGCCTGCGCGAGTGGCCAACCTCCGACGCAGTCCCGGCCGGCCGACCGCTACCTGGTCCTGATCTCCTTCGACGGCTTTCGCAGCGACTACCTGGATCGCGGCCTCACGCCGACTCTGGACTCCCTCGCCGGTGCCGGCATCCGCGCCGACTCGCTGATCCCGCTGCAGCCCGCGAAGACGTTCCCCAACCATTACTCGATCGCGACCGGGCTGTACCCGGGAGAGCACGGCATCGTCGCGAATACCTTCTACGACCCTGCGCGTGACGCGTGGTACTCGCCCGCCAGCCGCGCCGCGGTCGAGGATGGGACGTGGTATCGCGGCGAGCCGATCTGGGTCACTGCACAGCGACAGGGCCTGCGCACCGGCACGATGTTCTGGATCGGAAGCGAAGCGGACGTCGCGGGCGTGCGCCCGACGTACTGGAAGCGCTTCGATGCCGGCATGCCGGACGAGGCGCGGGTGGATACCGTGCTCTCCTGGCTGCGGCTGCCCGATGCGGAGCGACCCCGGCTGCTGACGCTGTACTTCGAGATGACGGACGACGCGGGCAGCCGGTACGGGCCTTCGTCACCGCAGGCGAACGCAGCTGTCGCTCGCGCCGATTCCATGGTGCACCGGCTGATCCATGGAGCACGTGAACTTCCGTTTGCCAGCGACATCAATTACGTCGTCGTTTCGGATCACGGCATGGCGGATACCCGCGACGCGGTGTTCCTCGCGGAGCACGTCGATACGATCGGGCTGCGTTTTGCCACGCACGGCCCCTTCGCGTTTCTCTACCTGGATGGTGACACCACGAGGATGGATTCGATGCGGGCCGCACTCGAATCCGTGCCGCACGTGGCGGTCTACGAGCGAGACGAGCTGCCGGACGAGTGGAGGTGGAACGATCCCAGGATGGGCGACCTGGTGCTGGTCGCGGAGCCGTACTGGCAGATCGGACGCGCGCGCATGCCGGTGCCGCCGCACGGAGCACACGGCTGGCCGCCGGGCACGCCCGGCATGGGCGCAATCTTCCTGGCGAGCGGACCGGACGTGCGTGCGGCGGGACGGATCCCGG